The following are from one region of the Sandaracinus amylolyticus genome:
- a CDS encoding deoxynucleoside kinase, with protein MRLREFPRWRQSREGRASVTRVGGQVLLAVAGNIGSGKTTLTHRLVACLGFTGLFESTEANPYLADFYGDMRRYALPAQLRFLAQRIIDTRRVIDEGASAIWDRTPWEDADIFAANLHGRGAMDDRDFETYRMLASQLLADVRPPDLLVYLQRSVASCRDNIARRGRDYEDSIPISYLEDLSLRYDAFFESWDRSRKLLVRAEDYDFLRDGSHLSELVGRIAESLPQRILPFG; from the coding sequence TTGAGACTACGGGAGTTTCCTCGGTGGCGTCAATCGCGGGAAGGGCGTGCTAGCGTCACCCGCGTGGGTGGTCAGGTCCTGCTCGCGGTGGCGGGGAACATCGGCTCGGGCAAGACGACGCTGACCCACCGACTCGTCGCGTGCCTCGGGTTCACCGGCCTCTTCGAGAGCACCGAAGCGAACCCGTATCTCGCCGACTTCTACGGCGACATGCGTCGATATGCGCTGCCCGCTCAATTGCGTTTCCTCGCGCAACGAATCATCGACACGCGCCGGGTGATCGACGAGGGGGCGAGCGCGATCTGGGATCGCACGCCGTGGGAAGACGCGGACATCTTCGCCGCGAACCTGCACGGGCGCGGCGCGATGGATGATCGCGACTTCGAGACCTATCGGATGCTCGCGTCGCAGCTCCTCGCCGATGTGCGTCCGCCGGACCTCTTGGTCTACCTGCAGCGCTCGGTGGCGAGCTGTCGCGACAACATCGCACGACGTGGCCGCGATTACGAGGACTCGATCCCGATCTCGTACCTCGAGGACCTGAGTCTCAGGTACGATGCGTTCTTCGAATCGTGGGACCGTTCTCGGAAGCTGTTGGTCCGCGCAGAGGACTACGATTTTCTCCGCGACGGCTCGCATCTCAGCGAGCTGGTCGGTCGTATCGCGGAGAGTCTGCCTCAGCGCATCTTGCCGTTCGGCTGA
- a CDS encoding phage holin family protein — protein sequence MSLIISWVALTLSFWVASLLLPGFKIKGGVGSHFVVSAVFGTLSFFLGWALFTAIGIGTLGIGFLFRFLTQLVVATILLLVTDKLSKRLTIDKASTAFLAALITAVIGTGAEQVLHRVL from the coding sequence ATGAGCCTGATCATCTCGTGGGTGGCGCTGACGCTGTCGTTCTGGGTCGCCTCGCTGCTGTTGCCGGGCTTCAAGATCAAAGGCGGCGTCGGGAGCCATTTCGTCGTGTCCGCGGTGTTCGGCACGCTCAGCTTCTTCCTCGGCTGGGCGCTCTTCACCGCGATCGGGATCGGCACGCTGGGCATCGGCTTCCTCTTCCGATTCCTGACGCAGCTGGTCGTCGCCACGATCCTGCTGCTCGTGACCGACAAGCTCAGCAAGCGGCTGACGATCGACAAGGCGAGCACCGCGTTCCTCGCCGCGCTGATCACCGCGGTGATCGGCACCGGCGCCGAGCAGGTGCTGCACCGCGTGCTCTGA
- a CDS encoding GGDEF domain-containing protein has product MQDSDIKTRVTPLEELKIGSRAGNDCLVVIYSSDARQFGKRYVLERDTLTIGRGQENVVVLDNDSVSRRHCRIERRNTSWYVVDLDSTNGTYVNDDLVKEYQLRRGDQVKIGDTIMKYLSGADVEAQYHETIYRMTIVDGLTGAHNKRYLLETLEREIPRSRRHARPLSAVMFDIDHFKKINDTYGHLAGDYVLKELATLVKSRLRPDDIFARYGGEEFCALLPETPVPGAGAIAEDLRRRVQERRFTFENEVIPVTVSLGAAELASEMDVTAFLKAADEKLYEAKRSGRNRVCI; this is encoded by the coding sequence GTGCAGGACTCCGACATCAAGACGCGCGTCACGCCGCTCGAAGAGCTCAAGATCGGGAGTCGAGCGGGCAACGATTGTCTCGTCGTCATCTACTCGAGCGACGCGCGCCAGTTCGGCAAGCGGTACGTCCTCGAGCGAGACACGCTCACGATCGGTCGCGGACAGGAGAACGTCGTCGTCCTCGACAACGACTCCGTCTCGCGTCGCCACTGCCGCATCGAGCGCCGCAACACGTCTTGGTACGTCGTCGATCTCGACTCGACGAACGGCACCTACGTCAACGACGACCTGGTCAAGGAGTACCAGCTGCGTCGAGGCGACCAGGTGAAGATCGGCGACACGATCATGAAGTACCTGAGCGGCGCCGACGTCGAGGCCCAGTACCACGAGACGATCTATCGGATGACGATCGTCGACGGGCTGACCGGCGCGCACAACAAGCGCTATCTGCTCGAGACGCTCGAGCGAGAGATCCCGCGCTCGCGTCGCCACGCACGGCCGCTCTCGGCCGTGATGTTCGACATCGATCACTTCAAGAAGATCAACGACACCTACGGCCACCTCGCGGGCGACTACGTGCTCAAGGAGCTCGCGACGCTCGTGAAGAGCCGGCTGCGCCCCGACGACATCTTCGCGCGCTACGGCGGCGAGGAGTTCTGCGCGCTGCTCCCCGAGACGCCGGTGCCCGGCGCGGGCGCGATCGCCGAGGACCTCCGTCGTCGCGTGCAGGAGCGTCGCTTCACGTTCGAGAACGAGGTGATCCCGGTGACCGTCTCGCTCGGCGCCGCGGAGCTCGCCTCCGAGATGGACGTGACCGCGTTCCTCAAGGCCGCGGACGAGAAGCTCTACGAAGCGAAGCGCAGCGGCCGCAACCGCGTGTGCATCTGA
- a CDS encoding PP2C family protein-serine/threonine phosphatase — MRVISHASTHVGRRDNNEDAFCADDAAGLYVVADGMGGYEGGEVASRTAVDTLRKYFARMTPDGGLGLEDATDDHALARGRMDLALRIAHREICRKKVGLLAQMGSTVASVVLQQGHALISHVGDSRVYRMRGGILEAMTRDHSLYAEMEAAGRMSLPPRHQCSFQHVITRALGVPGDSRPDLRIERAQIGDVFVIASDGLTDVLEDEQLAGWVLIEPAETLTERLVEAALGAGAHDNITVVVARVVG, encoded by the coding sequence ATGCGCGTCATCAGCCACGCCAGCACCCACGTCGGTCGCCGCGACAACAACGAAGACGCGTTCTGTGCAGACGACGCGGCCGGCCTCTACGTCGTGGCCGACGGGATGGGCGGGTACGAGGGTGGCGAGGTCGCGTCACGCACGGCCGTCGACACGTTGCGCAAGTACTTCGCGCGCATGACGCCCGACGGCGGGCTCGGCCTCGAGGACGCGACCGACGATCACGCGCTGGCGCGAGGGCGCATGGACCTGGCGCTGCGCATCGCGCACCGCGAGATCTGCCGCAAGAAGGTCGGCCTGCTCGCGCAGATGGGCTCCACCGTCGCGTCGGTCGTGCTGCAGCAGGGACACGCGCTCATCTCGCACGTCGGCGACAGCCGCGTGTACCGGATGCGCGGCGGGATCCTCGAGGCGATGACGCGCGACCACTCGCTCTACGCCGAGATGGAGGCCGCAGGGCGCATGTCGCTCCCGCCGCGGCACCAGTGCAGCTTCCAGCACGTCATCACGCGCGCCCTCGGTGTGCCGGGCGACTCGCGCCCCGACCTGCGCATCGAGCGCGCGCAGATCGGCGATGTGTTCGTGATCGCGAGCGACGGTCTCACCGACGTGCTCGAGGACGAGCAGCTCGCGGGCTGGGTGCTGATCGAGCCCGCGGAGACGCTGACCGAGCGACTGGTCGAGGCCGCGCTCGGCGCGGGCGCGCACGACAACATCACAGTCGTGGTCGCGCGCGTCGTCGGGTAG